TTTATAAGTTCTTTGTCTTGGTCTTGTTTATATTTTGATAAAGCTAAAACAGCAATAGGATTTCTTTCTACTATAGCAATTTCTCTTATTCTTTCATAATCTGTTTCATTAGGTTCTATTTGAATAAGCAATTCGTTTTTATAGCTCATTTGGTATTTTTTGTCATATAAAGCAATTTTCTTTAGAGAATCTACTTCATTTTCTTTAATTCGCTTACTAGCAATAGAATTTTCTACAAAAAAATTTCCTATTCTATCTCTATAAATTATGCAACCCTCCTGCATAGTAACCAAATTAGTATCATAATAATGTTTTTTTAGGATAGGATAAACATCAAGCTCTTTTCTCTCTAACAAGCATAAAAAAGTATAACCTTTAACACTTGAGTTTGGATAATCCATAAGCAAAATTAATTCTTCACTACTTGCTTGTTTTTTCAACTCTTCAAAATTTTTCCATTGTTCCGAAGGTATTGCACTATATGAAATATGAGAGCTTGTAATTATATTATATGCTGTCATTTTTTGTACAATCAATCTAGTAGATTCTGATAATTTATTATCAATTAGATTTTTTATTTCTAATTCCCAAACTGATAAAGGTCTTTTTATTTCGTGAGGTAAAGGAGGTGGCGAAGATGATTTACAGCTAAAAATCAAAAAGAAAAAAAAGAAGTATATTATTTTGTTCATGAATTAAAGAGTATTTTTGTGAGCAGCTAATTTACAATTAAAAAACATAAATTAGAACTATCACATTACAAGATAAAAACAAAAATGCTCGCTCTCCAAACCCAAAATCTCAATAAAATATTCAATAAAGGAAAAAGCAATGAATTTGTCGCTTTGTCTGATATTTCTTTGTCTATAAAAAAAGGAAGTTGTACGCTTTTGAAAGGCTCATCAGGTTCTGGAAAAACTACTCTGATTAGTATTTTGGCTGGACTTACAAAACCGACTTCGGGGAGTTATATTTGTTTGGAAGAAAATGTTTCGCACTGGTCAGAGAAATTTTTGACACAGTTTAGAAGAGAACATATAGGAATCGTATTCCAACATTTCAATCTTATTCAAGGACTTAGCGTTGAGCAAAATATTATCCTTCCTCTGCTTCCTTTAAATTATTCTTCCAAAAAAATGGAAACAATGAGTAAAGAAGCTGCTACTTTAGCTCAAATTTCGCATAAATTAAATCAAAAAATAGATATTCTTTCAGGTGGCGAACTCCAACGCACAGCAATTGCAAGGGCATTAATACGAAAACCTGCCATTCTTTTTGCTGACGAACCAACTTCCCATTTAGACAGAAAAAATGCCATAGAAGTTTTTGAGGTTTTTGAAAAACTAAAAGCAAACGGACAAACAATAATTCTAACCACTCATGACGAATGGCTAAAAAATCATCCAATTATTGATAATGTAATACAGTTAAATGATGGAAAACTCTTAAATGGTGAATTGTAAATTATAAGTGATAAATGAATACATAATTCTTTAAATAGTACCATTCACAATTAATCATTTACCATTCACAATTTCATTCTCTGGTTTTCTCTTCATCATAAAAAGACCAGCTACCATTACAATTACAAAACCAATAGTTCCCATTTTGAAGAATTTATCTATTGCCATTACAGCAGGTGTAATTCGCTCATTCTTTTTTGAGGCTTCTAAAAGCAACCCACTTAATTCTTCTGATTCTTCCATGTGCGCTTTTGCTCCTTCTTTTAGAGCTATATTATAAGCATCTACTTCAATTTGATGTTTTTCTAAAGCCTCAGGAATAGTACGAAGAAAACCATATAAAAGTCCACAATACAAAACAATAGCTACAAAATTAGCCAAAAGACCAAAACTAATTGCTCGCCAGCCTTCTAAATAGCCTTTCATAATTTCTCTTCTGTAACGAAACATCCCCCACACTAGAAGTCCAAAGTAAATCGGCATAAACATAAACTCAGCTTCTCTAAATGGATTTTTGCCAAGCAAATGAAGAGTAACATTAAGTAAAAGCACGCCAACAGCCATTGTTGCAGCCGTTAAAAAAGCATATTTCCAAAAAGGATTTTTCATTTTTTATATAAATACGGATGATAGATTCTGATAGAAGTTGCAAAAATACGCATCCTTTAGTTGGTTTCCTTATTTATTGAAATGTTTTTTATATTTTTTCAATTTTGAAAATGCACAAAGATTTCATTATTTTACTAAAAATTTCCTTTTAAATCAATAAATAAAAAAATACTATGAGCGATATTTTATATGATGAAGTTCCGTCGGTAGATTTGGCAGACTTTAGAGCAGGTGGAGAGCGCAAAGCAAAATTTGTACAAGAACTTGGCAAAGCGTGGGAAAATATTGGTTTTGTAGCTGTCAAAAATCACGGTTTGGCAGATGACGATAGAGATAAATTGTACAGTTCGGTACAAGATTTTTTCCAGTTAGAAGAAGATACCAAACGCAAATACGAAAACTTGGCTCTTGCAGGTCAGCGTGGTTATATCAGCAAAGGAAGAGAAACGGCTAAGGGTTTCAAAACGCCTGACTTGAAAGAATTTTATCACGTCGGACAAATTTTTGAGGAAAAAGACAAAGCTACTGATTCGGCTTTGATGGAATATCCTGATAATATTTTTCCAAATGAAACTCCTGAGTTTGAAAAATATACAACTCACGCCTATCAAACTTTAGAAAATTCGGGTAAAGAACTTTTACAAGCTGCTGCTTTGTATTTGGGTTTAGAAGAACATTATTTTGATAATAAAATTCATAATGGAAATAGTATTTTGAGAGCAATCCATTATTTTCCAATTCCGAATCCAGAAGAATTAGCTCCTGATGCTGTTCGTGCTGCTGCTCATGGCGACATCAATTTGATTACGCTGCTGATGGGTGCAAGTGCTGACGGTTTGCAGGTTTTGCGTCGTGATGACAAATGGATTCCGATTACTGCGCTTCCTGAGCAAGTAGTTGTAAATGTTGGCGATATGCTTTCTCGTTTGACAAACAACAAACTAAAATCTACGATTCACAGAGTAGTTAATCCTCCAAAAGACAAAATGAATACTTCTCGTTATTCGATTCCGTTTTTTATGCACCCACGTTCGGAAATGGATTTGAGTTGTTTGGATAACTGTGTTGATGCACAAAACCCAAAACAGTTTGAAGACATCACAGCAGGAGAGTTTTTGAATGAGCGTTTGATAGAATTAGGTTTGAAAAAAGCGTAATTTTTTGCATTGTGAATGATGAATGGTAAATGAAATGCAACTACATAAAATTTCATTTGCCATTTATTACAAACTCTGTCATAAACGAAACCTTTGTAAAAATAATTGAACGCAGTCGCATTTATTAATAAGTTAGCAACTATTACAAAACACTTCTCTATTGATGACAAAACTTTCCCTTACTATTATTCTGATATGTTATCTTTTATTTTCTACTAAAAGTACTGCTCAAGAAAACTACCTGAACTATCATTTGAAGGTTATCGAATGCGAACAGCTAATTGTTGAAGGAGAATACACTTCTGCAATTAGTCTATTTGATTCACTATTTAAAAAGTTTGATTTTTTATTTTTAAGAGATATCAAAGTTGCTACTGAACTCAGTGTATTTGAAAAAGATTATAAATCAGCATTGAAGTTCACTAGCCTTGGGATAAAGGCTGGTTGGACACTGGAAAGCATCAACAAAAATGACAACTTACAATCTTTAAAAGAACAAGGAGAATGGGTTCAAATCATATCAGCTTATGATTCCCTTCATAAAATATACTTATCGAAACTGAACTTTCAGATAAAAGAACAAGTACATGAAATGATTAAAAAAGATCAGAAAAAAGCATTTGGAGCATTACTTAGAATTGGGCAAAAATCTAAAAGAAGGTATTCTGAAAAAAAATTTGCACCTCATAGCGAACATCAGATAGGAAAACTGGAGCAAATCATAAATAAATATGGTTTTCCAAGTGAACAACTTATAGGGAATAACGTATGGTCGTCAGTGATTTTAAGTCATCATAATTCAATCTCTGTGAATTACAATTCTAAAGATACTATATATACTCAATTAAAGCCAAAATTGTTGAATGCTTTGACAAAAGGTGAAATATCACCATATGAATTAGCTCAAATAGAAGACTGGCGAATAGCAGCTTTAAACAATCATGAATTAACATCTTATGGATTTCTTGGAACTATTCCAGATAAAATTATTCTTGAATCTGTAAATAACAATAGAGCTAAGATAGGACTTAGAAGCATTGATCTAAGAAACAACTTAATAGATGTTGAAAATGAAACAGGAATCAATCTATATCTACCCAAAGGATGGCAGAAAGGAAAAATAAAAATTGAATGAGTTGAGGTACAGCCCGAATACACTCAAAACCTATACTTCTCTTTTTGAGGAATTTATCAATTTTCATAATAAAAAAGACATCACAACAGTGGGGCAGGTGGAAACTATAGAATTTATACGTTATTTGGTTTCGGAGCGAAAAGTATCTATTTCCTATCAAAACCAAGCTATCAATGCCATTAAATTTTACTATGAGCGTGTTTTGGGTGGAAAAAGAATAACTATTTATTTAGACCGACCACAAAAAGAACGTACATTACCAACCATTTTGAGTAAGGAAGAAGTACAATTAATTATCAGCAAAATTACAAACCTGAAACATAAAACAATGATTATGCTCACTTATTCGGCTGGTTTGAGAGTAAGTGAAGTTATCAATCTCAAAATACAAGATATTGATTCGCAAAGAAAGCAAATACGAGTAGCACAAAGCAAAGGAAAAAAAGACCGTTATACACTTCTTTCTGAAAAAATATTAATTTTATTAAGACAATATTACATTAAGTATAAACCTATTGAATGGCTTTTTGAAGGGCAAAGTTCAGACGGAAAAATTGTGCCTTATTTTGTACGAAGTTTGCAAATGATTTTGAAAAAAGCGACCAAAAAAGCTAATATAAATAAAAAGGTAACAATGCACACCTTGCGACATTCTTTTGCTACTCATTTATTAGAAAATGGTACGGATTTGCGTTACATTCAAGTCTTATTAGGACATCAAAGCAGCAAAACAACAGAGATTTATACCCATGTAACTACAAAAGGTTTTGATAAAATAAAAAATCCATTAGATGATTTGGATATATAAAATATATTTTGCTTTTTTTGAAAAAAACACTCCTTTACAATCAAAATACAATGCAAGGATTAAATAAAGTAACTTTAATTGGAAATTTAGGTAAAGACCCAGAAGTTCAAACGCTTGAAGGAGGAATTACTTTAGTTAAAGTTTCATTGGCGACGAGTGAATCCTACAAAGATAGTGAAGGAGTCAAACAAACTCAAACCGAATGGCACAATATTATTGTTTGGCGTTCATTGGCAGAGATTGCAGGAAAGTATTTGAAAAAAGGAAGTTCGATTTATTTGGAGGGAAAAATCAAAACACGTAGTTATGAGGATAAGGACGGAAACAAGAAATATGTTACTGAAATCATCGCTGATAACTTCATTATGTTGGGAAAACCGAGTTCAGATAGAGCGAATATAAACGAAACTATTTAAAATAATTGAACGCAGTTGCGTTTATAAACAAGTTAGTGGCAATTAGAGATAGAAAATGACTATGGGTAAAGCACATTTAGAATTATTAAAATCAAAACTTGAAACCTCAAAATGGATAGTTTTATCTGAGTACAATCTTGATGTCTATTCGGACTACTGGACAATTTGCCGACCTAATGGAGATTTTCAGTTAAAGCTTAACTTTACGATAGGAGGAAATGGTAAATTTGGAGATCAAATAGGAAATGAAACTCTATGTAATGCACTAGGTTGTTCAATAGAAAACTATCCTCATATTGATATCTACTTCGGAAAATACACAAAACAATTTCAAGTGGATATTACTGAGTTTATAAGACAACTCAATCTGTTAGACAAGCAATAAAAATGCCACTAACATTGGCTTAGCAAAAATGGGCTTAACGTTTTGACACAGACATTCGAACATAAAAATAAACTTTTCAAGGTTTAACGAGGGAAGGAGCTTAGAAATCCCACTTTCGCCAAGCCATACCGTTGCCTGCAATGCTATGACTAACTATAATAAAATAGAGCAAACTGACAACATTGATATTTTACTGACATTAAATTCACACGGTTGGAGTTCTTGTTTTCTATTTATAAGAAACAAGACTTTTGAATTTACTATAACTCACGTTTTTAGTGAACCATATTTAGACTTAATCCAAGCGTTATCAAATTTAATTAATGGACAAAAAGATATAACTTTTTATTGGTATGGTGAACCAGGTGGATGTAGATTTGAAATTAACAAAATTATGACACAACAGGACAAGGTCATAGTTTCAATTAATGAATTCGGAGAATCATTTTACGAAGAACCAAAAAAATACGATTTAATGGTTACTTTTGAGATAAAAGTAAAACAGTTAATTTCTATTTTTTATTTTCAATTACAAAAAACACATTTTTTATTGCAAGACAAGCAGTTTTCAGAAAACAGACAGAAAGATTTTCCATTTCAAGAATTTCATAAATTTGAGAAAACTGTAAAACAATTTTTGAACTTATAGAAACGAAGAAGCACTGCAGGCAACATTGGCTTAGCAAAAATGGGCGTAACGTTTTGACACAGACTTTTGAACAATAAATAAACTTTTTAAGGTTTAGCGAGGAACGAGCTAAGAAGTCCCATATTCGCCAAGCCACACCGTTACCAGCAATAAGATGAAAAATTTACTAACCATATCATTTATACTGATTTCATTTTCAGTTTTCGGACAAAAGAAGATGATGAAAAAAGCTGAATTGGCTTTTGCTCACTATGAGAAAGGAGAAAAATATGAAGCTCTTCTAATTTTCAAAGAATTAGTAAAAGATTATCCAAAATCTGAACAATATGGACGAAACCTTTATAACATACCTACTATTTATCAAGAGATAGACTCTACAAAAATGGCTATAGAATGGTTTATGAAAGTCCTTGATGATAAAAACCTTGATGATTCAGAAAAAGACCATTCTCGTGGAATTTTTGAAACTAATACCAATTTTAAACATTACGCAGCAATGAATATTGGTGTGATTCATTACAACAACAACAACTATTCTGACGCATTGAATTTTTACAAACTAGCTGACAAAAAATATCCATACTATAACACATCAGGAACTGATTTGAAGTTGAATAAAATCAAATTAGCCTCTAATATTTCTGATTGCTACGACAAATTGAACCAAACAGATAGTGCAATTGTTGTATTACTTCCTCACGCATTAACTGAATCACCAAAAGCAAGTAATTATGCAAGTCAGAAAATAATAAACCTAGTAAAGAAATATGAACGGGAAAACTCTTTTTTTAAAGAGTTAGATAAATCAATTAACAATTTGCAAATCATAGATAAAGGAATTCGTTTAAGTATTTATGAGATTGATGTGAAAGTCTATCCCTACTTTGATGAAAAACTGACAAAAGAATATTTGAAAAATACTTTATTCTATAAAGAAATAAATAAAGTTGGTAACGATGGCTAAAAAGTCATAGCCTACGAAATGAAAATGTTTTCTAGCTGAAACACGAAAAAGAATAAAAATAATTCATTGCAACAAGCACTTTTTAAAAACTTGTCATTTTTCAGAAAAATAAAAACAAATTTAGTATTCAGAGAATTATGTTTTGTCTAAAAGCTTTTTAAGAACTGTACTTTTTTACTAGAACTTTGCATATTTACACATAAAAACGTACTTGTGCAGACAAACGTAGCGTTATAACTAAAAAATTAAAGCTGGTAACATTGGCTTGGCAAAAATGGGCATAACGTTTTGACACAGACATTTGAACATAAAATAAACTTTTGTAGGTTTAGCGAGGGACGAGCTTAGAAGTCCCATATTCGCTAAGCCATACCGTTATAAGCAATGCTAAGAAGATATACATCCATATTAACATTAATATTAACTTTTTCATCACTATCAAATTTGATTGGGCAAGACAAACTCAATGACAATATAATCAGTGATGCTCTTATAAAAAAGTTTAAAATTAAACAAATAACAGAAGATTGGTTTACCGACTCATTAAAAGCATTACCAACAAACACGAATATTGAAAAGTATAATGAAATTGGACAAAAGACACAAGAAGTTAATATAAATTACACTTATCACAAATTCATTAATGACTATAAATACAAACTGAAGAAAGGTTTAATTATCAAAGTACAACATTACTATGACTGGAATCCTTACAGAACGAAACGAAAAGGAGATACTATTGTAAAAAAGACTGTTTCTAAATATAGCATAAGTTCTAAGATGAAACTAAAAATAAAAGCAAGTCGGTTCGAAAACTTTCAAGTAAAAGAAACTTTTGATAATTATGGTAGAATAACTGAAAAAATAGATACTGTTAAGTGTGGATACAATATTACCAACTACACTTATAATAGAAATAACAAACTTGTTGAAAGAAAATATTACTCAACTCATCATTCTGAAAGTCCTAGTTTATATGCTGTTGATAGTTTGCACTATAACTTAGACGGACAACTTATAAAAGAAGCAAGTTACTATGATATTAAAATGACCGAAGACAAGTGGGTGTGTGACAGAGAAGTTATTAGGATTTACAGTTACAATCAATACGGTCTAATAATGAAAAAAAACACTTGGAAAATATACAATTCACTCAACAAGAAAGAGTTAAAACCAACAATTTATAGATATGAATACGATTTTTACTAACCAGAAAAGGACTGCTTATAACATTGGCTTAGCAAAAATGGGCTTAACGTTTTGACACAGACATTTGAACATAAAATAAATTTAAAGGTTTAGCAAGGGAAGGAGCTAAGAAGTCTCACTTTCGCCAAGCCACACCGTTGTACGCAAGCTAAAAATCCAACGCACAAAGCAAAGAGTGCTATCACACACATTGCTTTTTCCCAACGCTGAACGAACTAAATTGAGAGCAAAAATCAACTGTTTTAACATTTTCAGACAAGTTAATAAAAATAAATACCGCTACATTTGTAAAGTCAAATTTAAACTTTAAGAAAATGAAACCGACTACAGCAGACATAAAACAAATAAGTTGTGAAAATTTACACATTGCTGCAATGATTGAATCGCAACTTTGCACTGAGAGAGATATGTACTTCCCAGCAAACTACTTGGTAATGGTTGAGCAAGGTGTTTACACCATTATAACAGAGTACAAAACCTATGTTGTGAACGAGGGAGAATTTGCCTTAATTAGAAAATATACACAGGGCAAAATACTTAAAACACATAATGAGAACCAAAAATCATTTAAGGATATTGTATTTGTGCTTCAAGATGATTTTATAAAGGAAATCATCAGAGATTTTGAACTACCAGAAAATATTTTGCCTTGTACTGAACAAATTGTCAAGTACAAGAACAACTACATTTTAGAAGGCTTAAAACAATCGTTAAGCGTGTATTTATCAGGAGTTGAACAAATAGACCAAACCCTAATCAGTTTAAAAACCAAAGAAGCTCTCATTGGAATTTTGAAAGATAACGGAAACTTGATTCATATTTTTAATGAATTTTCAGAACCACAAAAAGCCGATTTGTTCCAGTTTATGGAACATAACTTTATGTACAATTTACCTTTAGAAACTTTTGCGAAAAATACAGGAAGAAGCCTTTCAACATTTAACCGAGATTTCAGAGATGTATTTCAACTTTCGCCAAGTAAATGGCTTAAGAAAAAACGCTTGGAATTGGCAAAACAACTAATGACAATTTATAACAGAAAAGCATCTGAGATTTATCTTGAAGTAGGTTTTGAAGACTTGGCCCATTTTAGTCGCTCGTTCAAAAATGAATTTGGAATAAATCCGTCAGAAATAGCAAGTGCATAACAGATTATTCGTAATCAATATTTAGAAGCAACCTATTTCGGTTGCTTTTTTTATTTGTTGGAATTTTTAGACAAGCAATTAGAAATTTAAAAGCAACTAAAGTGAAATAAATATACCTAATTTTGACCTATCAAATTGAAACAATAAAATATTAAAATTATGACAACAATAGACAGAGCAAAACCAGTTTTCGTATCAGGTGCCAATGGTTATGTAGCCAGTTGGTTGGTAAAAAAACTTTTGGAAGAAGGACTAACTGTTCACGCAGCTGTACGCAATCCTGAAAACGATAAAAAAGTTGGACATTTAAAAGACATCGCCAAAAACACCAAAGGAGAACTGAAACTATTCAAAGCCGATTTGCTGACTCCAAATTCGTATGTGGAAGCAATGAAAGGTTGCGAATTGGTGTATCATACAGCATCGCCATTTACTACCAATGTAAAAGACCCACAAAAAGAATTGATTGAACCTGCCGTAAAAGGAACTGAAAATGTTTTAACTACTGCATCACAAACACCATCTGTAAAACGTGTAGTCGATACCAGTAGTTGTGCCGCAATTTACACAGATGCCATTGATACCGTAAATGCACCCAAAGGTATTTTGACCGAAGAAGTATGGAATAAAACCGCCTCATTAGATTATCAACCGTATTCGTATTCCAAAACATTGGCAGAGAAAAAGGCTTGGGAAATTGCAGATGCCCAAAACCAATGGGATTTAGTGACCATTAATATGTCTATGGTTATGGGACCTCCATTAAACCCAAAAGCAACTACTTCCGAAAGTTTTAATATGCTAAAACAAATGGGAGATGGTTCTCTAAAATCAGGTGCTCCAAAAGTAGGTATGGGTGTTGTTGATGTACGAGATGTGGCTGAAGCTCATTACCGAGCAGGATTTACTCCCGAGGCAAGTGGAAGATATATCACACTTGGTCACAACACTAATTTATTTGAAATGACCCAACAACTACGACCTAAATTTGGGCAACAATATCCTATCTCTAAAAGTGCTGCACCCAAATGGTTATTAATGTTTGTGGGACCAATGGTTAATAAAAACCTTACCAAAAAGTTCATCCGCAATAACGTGAATGTACCATTTAATGCCGACAACTCCAAAATCAAAAAAGACTTGGGTATGACTTTCATCCCTCTCCAAAAAACAATGGAAGATTCATTTCAAGTATTGGTAGATAATGGAATTTTCAAAACTAAATAATCATATTAACAACAAAAAATATCGTACAAATGAAAACAATCACTAAATTTTTAATAATTGCAATACTTTTCGCAACATGACAAACATTTGCACAAAAACAATCGAAAGAAATGAATACATCAGAATTTAAAACAGGTAAAAACAAAGTAACCTTTATGAGTGATGGGAGTAAAGTTTCTGCTTTACTTTTCTTACCACAAAACTTTGACTCTACAAAAAAATACACAACAGTAATAACAACACCTCCAGCTACAGGTGTTAAAGAGCAAGTAGTTGGTTTATATGCCGAAGAATTGAGCAAAAAAGGATATGTAGCATTGGCTTATGACCCAAGAGGTTGGGGAGAAAGTGAAGGTATTCCATTCTATTTAAATCCTTGGAATATGGCGGATGATACTAAAAATGGAGTAAGCTATTTATTAACCCTTCCATTTGTTGACAAAGACTATGTTCACAACCTTGGGATTTGTATGGGTTCAGGATTTGCAGGTTTTGCGACCGCAACTGATGCAAGAATAAAGTCTTTAGCAGTTGTAAGTCCTTATGTAGATGCAAGAGAAAGTTACCAAAAAGCGTTGGGTGGTTCATCTGCTGCTGTTCGTAAATATATGTTATCTCAAGGTGGTAAGGCAAGACAACACTATTACGAAACAGGAGAAGTTGTAACTATCCCTGTTGTACCCGCAAATGAACAACAAGCAGATGAAACCAAAGCACCACCAGTTGCTCGTGGAATGATGGAATATTATAATCCTGATAGTCCAGGTGGTGGATATTGCGACAATTGGAACAATAAACTAAATGCAATGTCAATTGAAGGAATGGCAAGTTTTCAAGTATTTAACTATTGCGATTTGTATGAGGATATTCCTGCTTTAGTCATTTATGGAGACAAAGCCATTACCAAAGATGGTGCTCAAAAAATGTACGATATGCTCAACGGCTCAAAAGAACTGATGATAGTAGAAGGAGCAGGACATTTTGATTTGTATTGGAAACCTGAATTTGTAAGTCAAGCAGTAAATAGAATTGATGAATTTTTGAGTAAATAATAAAGGCTATTCGTTAAAAAGTCACAGCACATTGCAATCCTCGTTCCTGCGGTTGCAAAGAGCTGTTTGGTAACGTTGACAGACCAAACGGAAAATAAAGCCTGCGTACAACAAGGTGTATAAGCAATAGCGGTTTGAGTGAAAACTCGAACCGTTTTTGCATTTATTTAAGTATATTACTTACTGAAAAGTGGCAGCTATTAATCCACTTTCGCCAAGCCACACCGTTAGTAGTAATCATAGGAAACTAAAGAGCAAAGATAGTTCACACAAAAAGACTCGTTTTCAAAAAAAGTAACAGTTCAGACCAAAAGAGAACAACTATTTTATTCAAAGAACTGTATTTTTGCCTAAAGGCTCTCTAACAACAAAATATTTTGTATCAGAACTAAATTTGTGAACAAGAAAAATTGGCTTAACATTTTGATACAGACTTTTGAGCATAAAGAACACTTTTAGAGGTTTAGTGAAGGATGAACTAAGAAACCTCATTTTCATTAAGTGGTCATTGCAAAAGAGGAGTGTATAATACATTAATAAATAAATTTAAAAGACATCATGAAAACAAAAATTATTGTTTTTTTCACTATTTTAATATTAATTTCATGTAATGACAATAGTTTTAGTAATAAAAAAGACACCGACAAA
This is a stretch of genomic DNA from Bernardetia sp. MNP-M8. It encodes these proteins:
- a CDS encoding DUF4199 domain-containing protein, with the protein product MKNPFWKYAFLTAATMAVGVLLLNVTLHLLGKNPFREAEFMFMPIYFGLLVWGMFRYRREIMKGYLEGWRAISFGLLANFVAIVLYCGLLYGFLRTIPEALEKHQIEVDAYNIALKEGAKAHMEESEELSGLLLEASKKNERITPAVMAIDKFFKMGTIGFVIVMVAGLFMMKRKPENEIVNGK
- a CDS encoding 2-oxoglutarate and iron-dependent oxygenase domain-containing protein gives rise to the protein MSDILYDEVPSVDLADFRAGGERKAKFVQELGKAWENIGFVAVKNHGLADDDRDKLYSSVQDFFQLEEDTKRKYENLALAGQRGYISKGRETAKGFKTPDLKEFYHVGQIFEEKDKATDSALMEYPDNIFPNETPEFEKYTTHAYQTLENSGKELLQAAALYLGLEEHYFDNKIHNGNSILRAIHYFPIPNPEELAPDAVRAAAHGDINLITLLMGASADGLQVLRRDDKWIPITALPEQVVVNVGDMLSRLTNNKLKSTIHRVVNPPKDKMNTSRYSIPFFMHPRSEMDLSCLDNCVDAQNPKQFEDITAGEFLNERLIELGLKKA
- a CDS encoding ABC transporter ATP-binding protein, translated to MLALQTQNLNKIFNKGKSNEFVALSDISLSIKKGSCTLLKGSSGSGKTTLISILAGLTKPTSGSYICLEENVSHWSEKFLTQFRREHIGIVFQHFNLIQGLSVEQNIILPLLPLNYSSKKMETMSKEAATLAQISHKLNQKIDILSGGELQRTAIARALIRKPAILFADEPTSHLDRKNAIEVFEVFEKLKANGQTIILTTHDEWLKNHPIIDNVIQLNDGKLLNGEL
- a CDS encoding tetratricopeptide repeat protein yields the protein MKNLLTISFILISFSVFGQKKMMKKAELAFAHYEKGEKYEALLIFKELVKDYPKSEQYGRNLYNIPTIYQEIDSTKMAIEWFMKVLDDKNLDDSEKDHSRGIFETNTNFKHYAAMNIGVIHYNNNNYSDALNFYKLADKKYPYYNTSGTDLKLNKIKLASNISDCYDKLNQTDSAIVVLLPHALTESPKASNYASQKIINLVKKYERENSFFKELDKSINNLQIIDKGIRLSIYEIDVKVYPYFDEKLTKEYLKNTLFYKEINKVGNDG
- the ssb gene encoding single-stranded DNA-binding protein → MKKTLLYNQNTMQGLNKVTLIGNLGKDPEVQTLEGGITLVKVSLATSESYKDSEGVKQTQTEWHNIIVWRSLAEIAGKYLKKGSSIYLEGKIKTRSYEDKDGNKKYVTEIIADNFIMLGKPSSDRANINETI
- a CDS encoding site-specific integrase; protein product: MNELRYSPNTLKTYTSLFEEFINFHNKKDITTVGQVETIEFIRYLVSERKVSISYQNQAINAIKFYYERVLGGKRITIYLDRPQKERTLPTILSKEEVQLIISKITNLKHKTMIMLTYSAGLRVSEVINLKIQDIDSQRKQIRVAQSKGKKDRYTLLSEKILILLRQYYIKYKPIEWLFEGQSSDGKIVPYFVRSLQMILKKATKKANINKKVTMHTLRHSFATHLLENGTDLRYIQVLLGHQSSKTTEIYTHVTTKGFDKIKNPLDDLDI
- a CDS encoding alpha/beta hydrolase; translation: MNTSEFKTGKNKVTFMSDGSKVSALLFLPQNFDSTKKYTTVITTPPATGVKEQVVGLYAEELSKKGYVALAYDPRGWGESEGIPFYLNPWNMADDTKNGVSYLLTLPFVDKDYVHNLGICMGSGFAGFATATDARIKSLAVVSPYVDARESYQKALGGSSAAVRKYMLSQGGKARQHYYETGEVVTIPVVPANEQQADETKAPPVARGMMEYYNPDSPGGGYCDNWNNKLNAMSIEGMASFQVFNYCDLYEDIPALVIYGDKAITKDGAQKMYDMLNGSKELMIVEGAGHFDLYWKPEFVSQAVNRIDEFLSK
- a CDS encoding AraC family transcriptional regulator, whose product is MKPTTADIKQISCENLHIAAMIESQLCTERDMYFPANYLVMVEQGVYTIITEYKTYVVNEGEFALIRKYTQGKILKTHNENQKSFKDIVFVLQDDFIKEIIRDFELPENILPCTEQIVKYKNNYILEGLKQSLSVYLSGVEQIDQTLISLKTKEALIGILKDNGNLIHIFNEFSEPQKADLFQFMEHNFMYNLPLETFAKNTGRSLSTFNRDFRDVFQLSPSKWLKKKRLELAKQLMTIYNRKASEIYLEVGFEDLAHFSRSFKNEFGINPSEIASA
- a CDS encoding NAD-dependent epimerase/dehydratase family protein, producing the protein MTTIDRAKPVFVSGANGYVASWLVKKLLEEGLTVHAAVRNPENDKKVGHLKDIAKNTKGELKLFKADLLTPNSYVEAMKGCELVYHTASPFTTNVKDPQKELIEPAVKGTENVLTTASQTPSVKRVVDTSSCAAIYTDAIDTVNAPKGILTEEVWNKTASLDYQPYSYSKTLAEKKAWEIADAQNQWDLVTINMSMVMGPPLNPKATTSESFNMLKQMGDGSLKSGAPKVGMGVVDVRDVAEAHYRAGFTPEASGRYITLGHNTNLFEMTQQLRPKFGQQYPISKSAAPKWLLMFVGPMVNKNLTKKFIRNNVNVPFNADNSKIKKDLGMTFIPLQKTMEDSFQVLVDNGIFKTK